The Sulfurimonas sp. HSL-1716 sequence CTGCCTTCGACGTTGCCTTTAAAACCTTTATAGCCTTTTAAGAGTTTAAAAGCTTCTTTAGTGAGATCATTGCCTTTTGAGTCCTCTTCGCCGTTTGCAAGCAGGCCGATGCTCGGCTCGGATATTTTAAGCATATCTTCTGCGTAACATCCGCCCATTATAGCAAACTGCACTAAATGCTCAGCCTTTGAATCGACATTGGCGCCCACATCGAGTAAAACGGAACGGCGTCCGATCTTTGTAGGCATCAAAGTTACAAGCGCCGGACGAAGGACATGCTTGAGTCTTCCCAATCGAAGAGTAGCGAGTGTCATTGTCGCACCGCTGTGTCCGGCAGAGACGATCCCGTGGGCATGTCCCTCTTTTACTAGTTCGATCGCTTTATAAATGCTGCTTTCTTTACGTTTTAAAGCATCGGTCGCAGCGTCATGCATGCTGATGAGATCATCAGCATCGACTATAGAAACTTTATCTTTATATCCCTTGGGTAATAAAGATAAAATTTCATCTCTTTTACCAACTAAAATAGGGTGAAACTTTCTTTTTTTTAGAGCAAGAACAACTCCACTTACGATAGGCTCAGGACCGAAATCCCCGCCCATTGCATCAATAGCGATTTTCACCATTGATTATTTGTACTCACCGGTAGTTGGATTAATGTGGTGTGGTAATCTGTATGTTCCGTCAACGTCTTTTACAGGACGTTTCAAACTGATTTTATAATGAGTTCTGCGTTTTGCAGAACGTGAATGTGACACACGTCTTTTTGGTACTGCCATTTTTTAATTTCCTTTCCTCTTATTTACAATCTTCACAGCTATGATAGCCACTCTTTATCAACTCTATTTCGGAGTTTAGTAACTCTTCGATATCAATATTTCCGTCAAAAGATTCTACGACATCATAATCTTCTCTCATTCCGTTATAAACTCCGTTGCTTATCAAAAATTCGACATCTTCATTAAGCTGAAGCACTACATCGCCTGAGCAGAGATAACAATCCAAATCGATTGATCCGGTTATAGTAGCTTGCAAAAGTACAAGATTTTCGCCATCATACTTCAAACTACCTTTAAAAACAATATTATCAGACCTTATATCAAAGTCTAATGGTGTTTTAGTAACTTTTCTAAAATTAACGGTCATAAAAACGGATTACGAAATCTCTTTTTCCGCAAAGAAAAACGCTATCTCCACTGCAGCATTTTCCAATGAATCGCTTCCATGAACCGCATTAGCATCGATATTTTCCGCAAAATCTGCACGGATAGTACCAGCTGCTGCTTCTTTAGGGTTTGTAGCCCCCATAAGATCACGATTTTTTTTCATCGCGTCTTCACCCTCTAGTACAGATACAACAACCGGTCCACTTATCATAAAATCAACTAAATCATTGAAAAACGGGCGCTCGCTGTGAACAGCATAAAAAGTCTCTGCATCTTTACGAGAAAGTTGAAGTTTTTTTGTAGCTGCTATTCTAAGACCATTGCTTTCAAAACGATCCAAAATTTTACCGATAACACCTTTTGCAACAGCATCAGGTTTGATGATAGATAACGTACGTTCCATCAGTACTCCTAGTATATATAAAAAAATAGAGTGGAATTATACCCAAATAAAAGTATATTTTTATTTAAACCTGCGGATATTGTGTTAAAAAGACAAATGATTTAGAAAAAAAAGAGGGGTTTATAGGCATCTATAAAGACGCCTATAATTAAGTTTAATTAATCTACTACGTTCTCGCGGTTTTTACGAGCGTCTGCACTAACATCGTCGCGAGACGGCATCTCTGCATCAGCATCTTCTACTACGTAGTTTTTACCGCCGACATAGTTAGCACCTGCAAAGAAATCTTTATGAGCAGAGTCAAATGGCATATCCCATGTGATACATCCTTCAGTCGGACATGCTGTAGCACATGCCGGCTCGTCATGATGACCGATACATTCTACACATTTATCTGGATATACATAATATAACTCTTCACCCGTCGGGTTATCATCCTCATCTACTATTGCCTCTACCGGACATTCGTCTATACAAGCACCACAGTTTATACATATATCGTTAATAATTACTGCCATGTTATCTCCTATTTTTAATTCAAGTAACTATAAACAAAACTATTTTAAATCAAGCTAAAAGCCGACGATATTTGATGTGAAAATCACGATATGTTACACTTTTCTTGATGTAAAATTTATTATAATTACATATATTTATTCTTTCACATAAAAGCGCATTATACGCCTTATGCAAAAGAAAACTTCTTAGATCGAGAGATACTTTTTAATATCTTCCGCTCTGTCTGTTTTTTCCCATGTGAATTCATCCTCTTCACGACCGAAATGTCCGTATGCAGCAGTCTTTCTGTATATCGGACGAAGCAGGTTTAGAGATTCTATGATCCCTTTTGGCGAAAGATCGAATAGATCTGCAACACATTTTTCTATCATCTCTTCAGATACAACGGCAGTTCCATGCGTATTTACCATGATC is a genomic window containing:
- the plsX gene encoding phosphate acyltransferase PlsX codes for the protein MVKIAIDAMGGDFGPEPIVSGVVLALKKRKFHPILVGKRDEILSLLPKGYKDKVSIVDADDLISMHDAATDALKRKESSIYKAIELVKEGHAHGIVSAGHSGATMTLATLRLGRLKHVLRPALVTLMPTKIGRRSVLLDVGANVDSKAEHLVQFAIMGGCYAEDMLKISEPSIGLLANGEEDSKGNDLTKEAFKLLKGYKGFKGNVEGSDIFNGSCDVITCDGFVGNLVLKTSEGVASTISILIKDYIRKSPIAITGALLMRKVFKLLKKEIDYAEIGGAPLIGIKGCAIVSHGKSNSKAIKNAIFQAIRYIDTGVNQHIEDRLEAMKSKEK
- the rpmF gene encoding 50S ribosomal protein L32, whose amino-acid sequence is MAVPKRRVSHSRSAKRRTHYKISLKRPVKDVDGTYRLPHHINPTTGEYK
- the ndk gene encoding nucleoside-diphosphate kinase: MERTLSIIKPDAVAKGVIGKILDRFESNGLRIAATKKLQLSRKDAETFYAVHSERPFFNDLVDFMISGPVVVSVLEGEDAMKKNRDLMGATNPKEAAAGTIRADFAENIDANAVHGSDSLENAAVEIAFFFAEKEIS